In Fusarium oxysporum f. sp. lycopersici 4287 chromosome 4, whole genome shotgun sequence, a genomic segment contains:
- a CDS encoding hypothetical protein (At least one base has a quality score < 10), with protein sequence MTSDGSGDGPSITSPGLTSREVGPYVLRTLLDEVPLSADGSKDDIKINCVDYLDANLYVGTSASELLHFVQIPPDPNDRSGQPVYILASRLCPQYVETPGTPNSRPGVQQILLLPRVGKACILCNWTVTFYSLPELSPVFGTTLVKNCSWIGGIDLNEPLFDDGSAERGGGVTILLSLMRKIQVVRVGEDARAFKKIDFSGSTLSVRRDSIACVADSKSYALIDVEQQLKIPLMSISSLEETTSPSEIGHAQSIGADTTSGLLRSSSSTGNRTSSEAPSHSRSTSLGGSILDSIRRQDHRGNEGEDFLGRNTSPQPSVSPRPSMERASTPNPPSLDKPLPAAPSPSGTPSQSTDPRPRPGSVFLKPHITSPTPDEFLIVTGTDPLEPGIGMFVNLDGDPTRPTLEFTRYPKEVVVDSPPLDANSSQPLSMQEEDGYVLASMTREKDGLEYGLEIQRFDAGSDPNPQKFWLTAREADGVYGIRSLAGSEETRFDEIVQKLSQRRYTPFSVSISPGTPDPSSSAKTPDSRTALSIEHLSKEKELFDRNIDSQDEESLPEEWEANRNAEGEEFARQLAKAQARLAVWSGSRIWWAIRNPLLIQLDAALEAACVGDIFNPAELDRQAIFTTINSIRGREPQSELEFMTYGYIRQKAGILLLTNLLKSPEDKQFTEKDMKALEEVLIESGLDPRVVLSLIPSVRNEIIEGSRGIWIYGGVRRTADAYLRSREFQMTSKDSIGTLEPRTMHFLRRFLGTWRKKKGFGSVADEREVFHTVDAALLLVLLEIDQHSPKGLGKGGVVRSELYEIVDKGVDCFDRAVDLLETYHRLFVLSRLYQSRKLSGDVLATWRRIIEGEQDVGQELREGEQRVREYLTKISSQALVQEYGVWLANRNPKLGVQVFTEDKGRAPKFEPAQAVAILREEAPDAVKYYLEHLVFGKGHTTYINDLMAYYLDVVVYDLESSDESQTLVRATYEAYRGLQPPKPAYSHFLRDNAPDDNEVWHSRLRLLQLLGEANDYDAAAIRDRISKLPDDLLVPETIILAGRECKHGDALRLLVHNLGDYDTAVSYCLRGGASTTGAAPSQRPSFEEQRRLFNVVLHELLTLENISDRLEQTGALLERFGGWFEIDDVLSLIPDDWSVDIIAGFLVGALKRLVGERHEAMLTRALSGAQNLRVSYDRVAKIDEKGPSIEASN encoded by the exons ATGACATCAGATGGCTCAGGCGATGGGCCTTCAATTACAAGCCCAGGGCTAACCAGTCGCGAGGTTGGCCCTTATGTTCTCAGGACTTTATTGGACGAGGTACCACTTTCTGCAGACGGCTCCaaagatgatatcaagatcAACTGCGTAGACTATCTAG ATGCGAATCTGTACGTTGGCACATCTGCCTCAGAGCTGCTTCACTTCGTACAAATTCCACCAGACCCAAACGATCGATCTGGGCAACCCGTTTATATCCTCGCATCTCGACTATGTCCTCAATATGTCGAAACTCCAGGCACTCCGAACTCGCGACCCGGCGTTCAGCAAATCCTCCTACTACCTCGTGTCGGCAAAGCATGTATTCTATGCAATTGGACCGTCACTTTCTATTCCCTTCCCGAACTTAGCCCTGTTTTTGGAACAACTCTAGTCAAGAACTGTAGTTGGATAGGTGGCATTGATCTGAATGAGCCCTTGTTCGACGATGGAAGTGCAGAGAGAGGCGGAGGTGTCACTATCCTCCTCTCTCTTATGCGAAAGATCCAAGTCGTGCGTGTGGGCGAGGACGCGCGCGCTTTTAAG AAAATCGACTTCTCTGGAAGCACCCTGTCAGTCCGTAGGGACTCAATCGCTTGTGTGGCAGACTCTAAGTCGTATGCGCTTATCGATGTGGAACAACAACTCAAGATCCCCTTGATGAGCATTTCATCCTTGGAAGAAACAACTTCGCCCAGTGAAATTGGACATGCTCAAAGCATTGGAGCGGATACAACAAGTGGGCTACTCCGAAGCTCCTCTTCGACCGGAAACCGCACATCTAGCGAAGCCCCAAGCCATAGTCGGAGCACAAGCTTGGGAGGTTCAATATTGGACAGTATCCgtcgacaagatcatcgTGGCAACGAAGGTGAAGATTTCCTTGGTCGCAATACCTCGCCGCAGCCATCAGTAAGCCCCAGGCCATCAATGGAGAGagcttcaacaccaaatCCTCCTTCGCTCGATAAACCTCTCCCAGCTGCACCTTCGCCATCAGGCACTCCTTCTCAGTCGACTGACCCTCGGCCAAGACCTGGCTCCGTTTTTCTCAAGCCTCACATCACTTCTCCGACCCCTGACGAATTCCTGATTGTCACTGGAACTGACCCTTTGGAGCCGGGGATCGGCATGTTTGTAAATCTGGATGGCGATCCTACGAGGCCTACTCTCGAGTTTACCAGATACCCCAAAGAAGTCGTCGTAGATAGCCCGCCTTTAGATGCCAACTCATCACAACCATTGTCGatgcaggaagaagatggttaTGTTCTAGCCTCGATGACGAGAGAAAAGGATGGCTTGGAATATGGGCTAGAGATCCAAAGATTTGACGCGGGCTCAGACCCAAACCCACAGAAGTTCTGGTTGACAGCTAGAGAAGCTGATGGGGTCTATGGCATTCGTTCCCTTGCTGGCAGCGAAGAAACGCGATTTGATGAAATTGTTCAGAAATTGTCGCAAAGGCGATACACACCTTTCTCTGTTTCAATATCGCCTGGTACCCCtgatccttcatcttcagccaaGACACCAGACTCGAGGACAGCGTTGTCAATAGAACACCTCTCGAAAGAGAAAGAGCTCTTTGACAGAAACATTGACTCACAGGACGAGGAATCATTGCCAGAAGAATGGGAGGCAAATCGTAATGCAGAAGGCGAGGAATTTGCTCGACAACTTGCCAAGGCTCAGGCAAGACTGGCAGTCTGGAGTGGAAGCCGCATCTGGTGGGCTATTCGCAATCCTTTACTTATACAACTTGACGCCGCCTTGGAAGCAGCTTGTGTCGGAGATATTTTTAACCCTGCCGAGCTGGACAGACAGGCGATATTCACCACTATTAACTCTATCAGGGGCCGGGAACCGCAAAGCGAGTTGGAATTTATGACTTATGGATATATACGGCAGAAAGCTGGCATCTTGCTTTTGACGAACTTACTAAAGTCTCCTGAAGACAAGCAGTTCACGGAAAAAGACATGAAAGCTCTTGAAGAAGTGCTGATCGAGAGTGGTCTTGACCCCAGAGTGGTTCTTTCGCTGATTCCTAGCGTTCGAAACGAGATAATAGAAGGCTCACGCGGGATCTGGATATATGGCGGCGTGAGGAGAACCGCCGATGCTTACCTCAGAAGCAGGGAGTTCCAGATGACATCAAAGGACAGTATTGGAACACTGGAGCCGAGGACGATGCACTTTCTTCGAAGATTTCTTGGAACATGGCGCAAGAAGAAAGGATTCGGCAGTGTGGCCGACGAGAGAGAAGTGTTTCATACAGTTGATGCCGCGCTGCTGCTCGTGCTTCTCGAGATTGATCAACACTCACCCAAGGGGTTGGGCAAGGGAGGCGTTGTGAGATCTGAGCTATACGAGATTGTGGATAAGGGCGTCGACTGCTTTGACCGCGCAGTCGATTTACTCGAAACATACCATCGACTCTTCGTGCTAAGTCGCCTGTACCAGAGCCGGAAACTGTCAGGAGATGTTCTGGCCACTTGGAGGCGGATTATCGAAGGCGAGCAGGACGTAGGGCAGGAACTCCGTGAAGGAGAGCAGCGAGTTCGCGAGTATCTGACCAAGATCAGCAGCCAGGCTCTTGTCCAAGAATATGGTGTGTGGCTTGCAAATCGCAACCCAAAGCTTGGTGTTCAAGTTTTTACTGAAGACAAGGGACGAGCACCCAAATTTGAGCCCGCGCAAGCCGTTGCAATCTTGCGAGAGGAAGCACCTGATGCAGTAAAGTACTACCTCGAGCACTTGGTCTTTGGTAAAGGCCATACCACCTATATCAACGATCTGATGGCGTACTACCTTGACGTGGTCGTTTACGATTTAGAGTCATCTGATGAGAGCCAAACTTTGGTCAGAGCGACATATGAGGCATACCGCGGTTTGCAGCCTCCTAAGCCTGCATACAGCCACTTCCTTCGGGACAACGCCCCAGACGACAACGAGGTCTGGCACAGCCGTTTGAGGCTACTTCAACTCTTGGGCGAAGCCAATGATTATGACGCAGCAGCAATAAGAGATCGAATCTCTAAACTGCCTGATGATCTTTTGGTGCCCGAGACCATCATACTTGCTGGCCGAGAATGCAAACACGGCGATGCCCTACGCCTTCTGGTCCACAACTTGGGCGACTATGATACCGCAGTTTCATATTGTCTACGAGGTGGCGCAAGCACAACTGGCGCAGCTCCATCTCAACGACCATCTTTTGAGGAACAACGCCGCCTTTTTAACGTTGTTCTCCATGAGTTGCTCACTCTTGAAAACATCAGCGATCGTCTCGAGCAGACTGGAGCGCTCCTGGAGCGGTTTGGCGGCTGGTTCGAGATTGACGACGTACTCAGTCTTATCCCTGATGACTGGTCTGTCGACATTATCGCAGGCTTCTTAGTTGGAGCACTTAAGCGTCTTGTGGGAGAGCGGCACGAAGCGATGCTGACCCGCGCCCTGAGCGGAGCGCAAAACTTGCGCGTAAGCTACGATCGCGTTGCcaagattgatgagaaggggCCGAGCATTGAAGCTTCGAATTAA
- a CDS encoding hypothetical protein (At least one base has a quality score < 10), giving the protein MSISSLEETTSPSEIGHAQSIGADTTSGLLRSSSSTGNRTSSEAPSHSRSTSLGGSILDSIRRQDHRGNEGEDFLGRNTSPQPSVSPRPSMERASTPNPPSLDKPLPAAPSPSGTPSQSTDPRPRPGSVFLKPHITSPTPDEFLIVTGTDPLEPGIGMFVNLDGDPTRPTLEFTRYPKEVVVDSPPLDANSSQPLSMQEEDGYVLASMTREKDGLEYGLEIQRFDAGSDPNPQKFWLTAREADGVYGIRSLAGSEETRFDEIVQKLSQRRYTPFSVSISPGTPDPSSSAKTPDSRTALSIEHLSKEKELFDRNIDSQDEESLPEEWEANRNAEGEEFARQLAKAQARLAVWSGSRIWWAIRNPLLIQLDAALEAACVGDIFNPAELDRQAIFTTINSIRGREPQSELEFMTYGYIRQKAGILLLTNLLKSPEDKQFTEKDMKALEEVLIESGLDPRVVLSLIPSVRNEIIEGSRGIWIYGGVRRTADAYLRSREFQMTSKDSIGTLEPRTMHFLRRFLGTWRKKKGFGSVADEREVFHTVDAALLLVLLEIDQHSPKGLGKGGVVRSELYEIVDKGVDCFDRAVDLLETYHRLFVLSRLYQSRKLSGDVLATWRRIIEGEQDVGQELREGEQRVREYLTKISSQALVQEYGVWLANRNPKLGVQVFTEDKGRAPKFEPAQAVAILREEAPDAVKYYLEHLVFGKGHTTYINDLMAYYLDVVVYDLESSDESQTLVRATYEAYRGLQPPKPAYSHFLRDNAPDDNEVWHSRLRLLQLLGEANDYDAAAIRDRISKLPDDLLVPETIILAGRECKHGDALRLLVHNLGDYDTAVSYCLRGGASTTGAAPSQRPSFEEQRRLFNVVLHELLTLENISDRLEQTGALLERFGGWFEIDDVLSLIPDDWSVDIIAGFLVGALKRLVGERHEAMLTRALSGAQNLRVSYDRVAKIDEKGPSIEASN; this is encoded by the coding sequence ATGAGCATTTCATCCTTGGAAGAAACAACTTCGCCCAGTGAAATTGGACATGCTCAAAGCATTGGAGCGGATACAACAAGTGGGCTACTCCGAAGCTCCTCTTCGACCGGAAACCGCACATCTAGCGAAGCCCCAAGCCATAGTCGGAGCACAAGCTTGGGAGGTTCAATATTGGACAGTATCCgtcgacaagatcatcgTGGCAACGAAGGTGAAGATTTCCTTGGTCGCAATACCTCGCCGCAGCCATCAGTAAGCCCCAGGCCATCAATGGAGAGagcttcaacaccaaatCCTCCTTCGCTCGATAAACCTCTCCCAGCTGCACCTTCGCCATCAGGCACTCCTTCTCAGTCGACTGACCCTCGGCCAAGACCTGGCTCCGTTTTTCTCAAGCCTCACATCACTTCTCCGACCCCTGACGAATTCCTGATTGTCACTGGAACTGACCCTTTGGAGCCGGGGATCGGCATGTTTGTAAATCTGGATGGCGATCCTACGAGGCCTACTCTCGAGTTTACCAGATACCCCAAAGAAGTCGTCGTAGATAGCCCGCCTTTAGATGCCAACTCATCACAACCATTGTCGatgcaggaagaagatggttaTGTTCTAGCCTCGATGACGAGAGAAAAGGATGGCTTGGAATATGGGCTAGAGATCCAAAGATTTGACGCGGGCTCAGACCCAAACCCACAGAAGTTCTGGTTGACAGCTAGAGAAGCTGATGGGGTCTATGGCATTCGTTCCCTTGCTGGCAGCGAAGAAACGCGATTTGATGAAATTGTTCAGAAATTGTCGCAAAGGCGATACACACCTTTCTCTGTTTCAATATCGCCTGGTACCCCtgatccttcatcttcagccaaGACACCAGACTCGAGGACAGCGTTGTCAATAGAACACCTCTCGAAAGAGAAAGAGCTCTTTGACAGAAACATTGACTCACAGGACGAGGAATCATTGCCAGAAGAATGGGAGGCAAATCGTAATGCAGAAGGCGAGGAATTTGCTCGACAACTTGCCAAGGCTCAGGCAAGACTGGCAGTCTGGAGTGGAAGCCGCATCTGGTGGGCTATTCGCAATCCTTTACTTATACAACTTGACGCCGCCTTGGAAGCAGCTTGTGTCGGAGATATTTTTAACCCTGCCGAGCTGGACAGACAGGCGATATTCACCACTATTAACTCTATCAGGGGCCGGGAACCGCAAAGCGAGTTGGAATTTATGACTTATGGATATATACGGCAGAAAGCTGGCATCTTGCTTTTGACGAACTTACTAAAGTCTCCTGAAGACAAGCAGTTCACGGAAAAAGACATGAAAGCTCTTGAAGAAGTGCTGATCGAGAGTGGTCTTGACCCCAGAGTGGTTCTTTCGCTGATTCCTAGCGTTCGAAACGAGATAATAGAAGGCTCACGCGGGATCTGGATATATGGCGGCGTGAGGAGAACCGCCGATGCTTACCTCAGAAGCAGGGAGTTCCAGATGACATCAAAGGACAGTATTGGAACACTGGAGCCGAGGACGATGCACTTTCTTCGAAGATTTCTTGGAACATGGCGCAAGAAGAAAGGATTCGGCAGTGTGGCCGACGAGAGAGAAGTGTTTCATACAGTTGATGCCGCGCTGCTGCTCGTGCTTCTCGAGATTGATCAACACTCACCCAAGGGGTTGGGCAAGGGAGGCGTTGTGAGATCTGAGCTATACGAGATTGTGGATAAGGGCGTCGACTGCTTTGACCGCGCAGTCGATTTACTCGAAACATACCATCGACTCTTCGTGCTAAGTCGCCTGTACCAGAGCCGGAAACTGTCAGGAGATGTTCTGGCCACTTGGAGGCGGATTATCGAAGGCGAGCAGGACGTAGGGCAGGAACTCCGTGAAGGAGAGCAGCGAGTTCGCGAGTATCTGACCAAGATCAGCAGCCAGGCTCTTGTCCAAGAATATGGTGTGTGGCTTGCAAATCGCAACCCAAAGCTTGGTGTTCAAGTTTTTACTGAAGACAAGGGACGAGCACCCAAATTTGAGCCCGCGCAAGCCGTTGCAATCTTGCGAGAGGAAGCACCTGATGCAGTAAAGTACTACCTCGAGCACTTGGTCTTTGGTAAAGGCCATACCACCTATATCAACGATCTGATGGCGTACTACCTTGACGTGGTCGTTTACGATTTAGAGTCATCTGATGAGAGCCAAACTTTGGTCAGAGCGACATATGAGGCATACCGCGGTTTGCAGCCTCCTAAGCCTGCATACAGCCACTTCCTTCGGGACAACGCCCCAGACGACAACGAGGTCTGGCACAGCCGTTTGAGGCTACTTCAACTCTTGGGCGAAGCCAATGATTATGACGCAGCAGCAATAAGAGATCGAATCTCTAAACTGCCTGATGATCTTTTGGTGCCCGAGACCATCATACTTGCTGGCCGAGAATGCAAACACGGCGATGCCCTACGCCTTCTGGTCCACAACTTGGGCGACTATGATACCGCAGTTTCATATTGTCTACGAGGTGGCGCAAGCACAACTGGCGCAGCTCCATCTCAACGACCATCTTTTGAGGAACAACGCCGCCTTTTTAACGTTGTTCTCCATGAGTTGCTCACTCTTGAAAACATCAGCGATCGTCTCGAGCAGACTGGAGCGCTCCTGGAGCGGTTTGGCGGCTGGTTCGAGATTGACGACGTACTCAGTCTTATCCCTGATGACTGGTCTGTCGACATTATCGCAGGCTTCTTAGTTGGAGCACTTAAGCGTCTTGTGGGAGAGCGGCACGAAGCGATGCTGACCCGCGCCCTGAGCGGAGCGCAAAACTTGCGCGTAAGCTACGATCGCGTTGCcaagattgatgagaaggggCCGAGCATTGAAGCTTCGAATTAA